The Pseudodesulfovibrio cashew genomic sequence TCGCTTCGCTCATGGTCCTGCTGGTGGGAGCCATGGCCGCATTCAGCACCAGACTTCTCTACAACACGGCACTGAATGAGCAGGAAAAGCGCCTTTCCGAGCTGGTGCAAAGCCAGGCGGCGCTCGTATCCGAGATGGGCTGGCTGGCCCTGCAGCTGCAAATTTCCGGCGGCCCCAAGGTCTCGCAGCACGTCATCCTCCACCACCTGAGCCATTCACACAAACAATTCATGCTGGGAAGCGACAGCGGCGAGTTCGTAGTGGCTGAACGCAGGGGGGATGGAATCCGCATGCTCCTCATGGACGACCACGGCACGGACGAAAACCATTGGTCGCCGGCCATTCCGCTAGACAGCCCCCTCACCGAACCGGCCAAGCTGGCTCTCGAGGGCAAGACCGGGACCATCGTGGCCAGGGATTACAAGGGGAACACGGTACTCGCAGCCTACTCCCCTCTGAAACTGGGGACCGCCCCGCTCGGCCTGGTCGCGAAGATCGACATCGACGAGATCCGGACACCGTTCATCGAGGCCAATTTCAAGATCATGGCCATGGGCATCACTCTCACGGTCATCTGCCTCATGATCTTTTTCAAGATCAGCGAGCCGATCATCCGGGACATGCAGATCAGCGAAAGAAAATACAGGGACCTGGTTGAAGGACTTAACGTCATCATCATCAGGGTCAACAGGCGGGGGGTGATAACCTTTGCCAACGGCTTCGCGGAATCCCTGTTCGGGCATGACGACGACTCGGTCACGGGCAAACGATTCTCCTCCTTCATCATGGAGCTGCCTGACGCCCTCTCCCTGGAAGAACTCGTGGAACGGGTGGGCGAAAAGCATTTCGGCACCGAAGTCCCGGTTTCCAAAGCTGACGGAAATATAGGCTGGGTATCATGGACGACCAAGCCAATATACGAGCAAGGCGAACTGATCGAGCTGCTGTGCATCGGCAACGACGTCACCCGCACCCACCTCGTCAACGAGTCTCAAAAGGAAATCGAAGAGCGGTTCCGCGGCATCGCCAAGGCGTCGCCCGTGGGCATCGTGATCACTGACCCGACAGGCAACCTGACATACGCCAACGAGCGCATGCACACCCTGACCAAGACCTCGGCCACAGACCTCGTGGGCAGGGGATGGTTCGAGAGGATTCACCCCGAAGACAAGCCCGAGCTGCAACAGCAATGGTTCGGCACGAGACCGGGGAATCGCGGCAGGCGGGAGTTCAGGCTCATCTCCAAGGACGGCGACGCCCTCTGGGTGCTGGGGCAGATTGTGGCCCTGACCAATTCCAAGGACGAAATCTACGGCGACATCATCACCTTCACCGACATCACTCCCACCAAGGAAGCGGAGCTCGCCCAGAGACGCCTGACCGCAGCCATCAACCAGGCTGCCGAGATGATCATCATCACCGACCTGGATGCCAGGATCACCTACGTCAACCCGGCCTTCGAGGAAACCACCGGCCATTCCCGGCTCAGCGTGCTGGGCAAAAAAACGAACATCCTCAAGAGCGGCGAGCAGGACGAAGCCTTTTACCGAGACCTCTGGGACACCATCGGCCACGGCAAGATATGGAAGGGCCGCTTCATCAACAAGCACAAGAACGGACGGCGTTATACCCAGGAATCAACCATAGCTCCCATCCGGGACGATTCGGGTAAAAACATCGGCTACGTGAGCGTGTCGCGCGACATCAGCGATCAACTGGTGGTGGAAGCGCAACTGCGCCAGTCACAGAAGCTCGAATCCATCGGCGAGTTGGCTGCGGGCATCGCTCATGAAATCAATACGCCCACCCAATACGTGACCTCCAACCTCCAGTTCCTGGAGGAGGCATTCATCACCTATGCGAACATGCTGGAGGGGGCCCGGGCCTTCCTGGAGAAGCTCAAGAGCAAGGAATACGACTGCGTGGATGATGTCCTCCGCCGGGCCGTATCCGACGTACTGGACGACAAGGAACTGGAATACCTCTCCGAAGACGTGCCCAACGCCCTGACGGAATCCGCCGAGGGGCTAAAGCGGATCACCAACATCGTCCAATCCGTAAAGCAGCTCGCCCATCCCGGCGAGGTCCGGAAATCCTTCCACGATCTGAACACCATCGTGCGCGACGCCGCCACGGTCTCCACCAACGAGTGGAAGTACATGGCCGACGTGGTCTATGAACTCGACGAGAGTATGCCCAGGATAAACTGCCTCAAGGGCGAGATCGGCCAAGTGGTGCTCAACCTCATCGTCAACGGCGCCCATGCCATCGACGCAGCCAGGAAGGCCCCCGAAGACAGGGGCACCATCACCCTGAAGACATATGAGGATGAGGGATATGCCGTCCTGGAGGTATCCGATACAGGAACGGGCATCCCCAAGGAGATCGTCGGCAAAATCTTCGATCCGTTCTTCACCACCAAGGAGGTGGGCAAGGGGACCGGCCAGGGGCTGGCCATCACCTATAACGCCATCGTCAACATGCACCAGGGAAAGGTCGACGTGGTCACCCAAGAGGGCAAGGGGAGCACCTTCATCGTCAAGTTGCCCCTGGAGGCCGACGGCACGGAAGAGCCGGAAGACGAAGCATAGGCGGTTGCCGGGGCGCAGCGGAATGTGTCGCCAAGAAATGCCCGTCGCGCGTTGTGCGTATGGCCGCGACGACAGGACAAAGGGAAAGTGGATGCAGGCATGGCTTCAACCACGTCAAGCCGCATCTGCCACTGGTCACGAGGCTGGTTGGAATCGGAAATGAAACGAGCCGCAGCTGACAGAACCTAGGAGAGGACCTTCTCCTCAATCTCGCCGCTGCTCAGCATGGCGATCCCCACGGCGGCCACGGCGGGGTCGAAACGGGTCCCCCGGCCTTCCTTGAGTACGTCGATGGCGCTCTGCCCCCCCAGCTTCTGCCGGTAGGGCCGATGCGACATGACCGCGTCTATCACGTCGGCCACTGACAGAATCTTGGATTCCTCCAGCAGCTCGTCGGCGGTCAGCCCGTGCGGGTAGCCGCTTCCGTCGATGCGCTCATGGTGCTCGACAATGATCCTGGCAATGGGCCACTCCGTCTCCAGAGTGCGAAAGACTTCCTCCCCGACCAGGGGATGAGCCTTGATCAGGGAAAACTCGGCATCGCTCAAAATCCCAGGTTTGTTGAGGATACCTGCCGGGACAGCTATCTTGCCGACGTCATGCACCAGCCCGGCCAGCCGGAGCCCTTCCACCCGGTCCGGATCCATCCCCATCCGCTCGGCTATAAGCTCCGCTATCCGGGCCACGCGGTCCATGTGCCCGGCGGTATACGGATCACGAAACTCCACCAGCCGGGCAAAGGCGAGCAAGGTTCCTTCGAACCCCTCTTTAAGGCGGCGCATGGCGGCCAACTCGCGGGAGGCCATGATCATGCCGTGCTGCTTGTCGGCGGCGGTAATGGCGGCGAGCAGGTGCTCTCTGTCGCACGGCTTGGTCAGGAAACGAAAGATGTCACCGTTGTTGACGGCCTCGATGGCCACGTCCAGGTCCGCGTGTCCGGTCAGGACCATACGGACGGTGTCGGGATGGAGCTCCCTGACCCGGCCCAGAAATTCAATGCCCGACATGACCGGCATCTTGATGTCCGAGACCACCACGGAAAAGGGACCTTCATCCTCCAGCATGGCCAGCCCG encodes the following:
- a CDS encoding PAS domain S-box protein, with the translated sequence MIARKKRFVILASLMVLLVGAMAAFSTRLLYNTALNEQEKRLSELVQSQAALVSEMGWLALQLQISGGPKVSQHVILHHLSHSHKQFMLGSDSGEFVVAERRGDGIRMLLMDDHGTDENHWSPAIPLDSPLTEPAKLALEGKTGTIVARDYKGNTVLAAYSPLKLGTAPLGLVAKIDIDEIRTPFIEANFKIMAMGITLTVICLMIFFKISEPIIRDMQISERKYRDLVEGLNVIIIRVNRRGVITFANGFAESLFGHDDDSVTGKRFSSFIMELPDALSLEELVERVGEKHFGTEVPVSKADGNIGWVSWTTKPIYEQGELIELLCIGNDVTRTHLVNESQKEIEERFRGIAKASPVGIVITDPTGNLTYANERMHTLTKTSATDLVGRGWFERIHPEDKPELQQQWFGTRPGNRGRREFRLISKDGDALWVLGQIVALTNSKDEIYGDIITFTDITPTKEAELAQRRLTAAINQAAEMIIITDLDARITYVNPAFEETTGHSRLSVLGKKTNILKSGEQDEAFYRDLWDTIGHGKIWKGRFINKHKNGRRYTQESTIAPIRDDSGKNIGYVSVSRDISDQLVVEAQLRQSQKLESIGELAAGIAHEINTPTQYVTSNLQFLEEAFITYANMLEGARAFLEKLKSKEYDCVDDVLRRAVSDVLDDKELEYLSEDVPNALTESAEGLKRITNIVQSVKQLAHPGEVRKSFHDLNTIVRDAATVSTNEWKYMADVVYELDESMPRINCLKGEIGQVVLNLIVNGAHAIDAARKAPEDRGTITLKTYEDEGYAVLEVSDTGTGIPKEIVGKIFDPFFTTKEVGKGTGQGLAITYNAIVNMHQGKVDVVTQEGKGSTFIVKLPLEADGTEEPEDEA
- a CDS encoding HD-GYP domain-containing protein codes for the protein MTESNETTGLRVLMVDDDSNLLNGYQRALRGRCEVHVALGGEVGLAMLEDEGPFSVVVSDIKMPVMSGIEFLGRVRELHPDTVRMVLTGHADLDVAIEAVNNGDIFRFLTKPCDREHLLAAITAADKQHGMIMASRELAAMRRLKEGFEGTLLAFARLVEFRDPYTAGHMDRVARIAELIAERMGMDPDRVEGLRLAGLVHDVGKIAVPAGILNKPGILSDAEFSLIKAHPLVGEEVFRTLETEWPIARIIVEHHERIDGSGYPHGLTADELLEESKILSVADVIDAVMSHRPYRQKLGGQSAIDVLKEGRGTRFDPAVAAVGIAMLSSGEIEEKVLS